One part of the Cystobacter ferrugineus genome encodes these proteins:
- a CDS encoding glycoside hydrolase family 3 protein, which translates to MIKVGGRWFTSIALCGLMLGSAGCEEEPPPAPPATPDCSAPPEVSSPDWVPCRLKAMTLEEKVGQLFMTHAYGTSVADADPQMVESNRKDHGLDTAEQLVERYHLGGIIYFTWANNLRAPEQIARLSNGLQEVALRQERAIPLLIATDQEHGVVVRVTEPATQFPGNMALGATQDVETARQAAAITGRELRALGINQNFGTVADVNSNPLNPVIGVRSFGVDPVRVASFTQVQVGAMQGEGTSSTVKHFPGHGDTDVDSHYGLPIINHSRAQFDAVDLPPFVAAIDAKVDAIMSAHIVVPALESSGLPATLSHAIMTDLLRGQLGFQGVVVSDSLSMQGARPYGDQSDARVPVEALKAGVDLLLMPQRIEVAYNAVRDAVNSGEISQERLDEAVGRILTLKQKRGVLAQPLVDLAGLQRVGAAEHLAAADAITERGITLVENEAGVLPLNPEASKVLVTGWGATATATLAQELSRRGRFVERVETGLTPAQAKIDEAVASAARADITVVLVNRVWTSKPQRELVRALQGSNKPVVVVSVREPYDIAHLPDVSTYVATYGYQPVSMKALARVLLGEVNPSGRLPVAIPEEGTASGVLHPVGHGLSYGL; encoded by the coding sequence ATGATCAAGGTTGGTGGAAGGTGGTTCACGTCCATCGCGCTGTGCGGACTGATGCTCGGAAGCGCCGGTTGCGAGGAGGAGCCGCCCCCGGCGCCTCCCGCCACGCCGGACTGTAGTGCTCCGCCCGAGGTCTCCTCGCCGGACTGGGTGCCTTGCCGCTTGAAGGCGATGACGCTCGAGGAGAAGGTGGGCCAGCTCTTCATGACCCATGCCTATGGGACGAGCGTCGCGGATGCGGATCCGCAGATGGTGGAGAGCAACCGCAAGGATCATGGGCTGGACACGGCGGAGCAGCTCGTCGAGCGCTACCACCTGGGCGGCATCATCTACTTCACCTGGGCCAACAACCTGCGGGCCCCGGAGCAGATCGCCCGGTTGTCCAATGGGCTGCAGGAGGTGGCGCTGCGCCAGGAGCGGGCCATCCCCCTGCTCATCGCCACGGACCAGGAGCATGGCGTGGTGGTGCGGGTGACCGAGCCGGCCACCCAGTTTCCCGGCAACATGGCCCTGGGCGCCACACAGGACGTGGAGACCGCGCGCCAGGCGGCGGCCATCACCGGGCGGGAGCTGCGCGCCCTGGGCATCAACCAGAACTTCGGCACGGTCGCGGACGTCAACAGCAACCCGCTCAACCCCGTCATCGGCGTGCGCTCCTTCGGAGTGGATCCCGTGCGGGTGGCGTCCTTCACGCAGGTGCAGGTGGGCGCCATGCAGGGTGAGGGCACGTCCTCCACAGTGAAGCACTTCCCCGGCCATGGTGACACGGACGTGGACAGTCATTACGGGCTGCCCATCATCAATCACAGCCGGGCACAGTTCGACGCGGTGGACCTGCCGCCGTTCGTGGCCGCCATCGACGCCAAGGTGGATGCCATCATGTCCGCCCACATCGTGGTGCCCGCGCTGGAGAGCTCGGGCCTGCCGGCGACGCTCAGCCACGCCATCATGACGGACCTGCTGCGGGGCCAGCTCGGCTTCCAGGGCGTGGTGGTCAGTGACTCGCTCTCCATGCAGGGCGCCAGGCCCTACGGTGACCAGAGCGACGCGCGCGTCCCCGTGGAGGCGCTCAAGGCCGGCGTGGACCTGCTCCTCATGCCCCAGCGCATCGAGGTGGCCTACAACGCCGTGCGCGACGCGGTGAACAGCGGGGAGATCAGCCAGGAGCGGCTCGATGAGGCCGTGGGACGCATCCTGACGCTCAAGCAGAAGCGGGGAGTGCTCGCCCAGCCCCTGGTGGATCTGGCCGGGCTGCAGCGGGTGGGTGCCGCCGAGCACCTGGCCGCCGCCGACGCCATCACCGAGCGCGGAATCACCCTGGTGGAGAACGAGGCGGGCGTCCTGCCGTTGAATCCCGAGGCGAGCAAGGTGCTGGTGACGGGGTGGGGTGCCACGGCAACGGCCACGCTGGCGCAGGAGCTGTCCCGGCGGGGCCGGTTCGTGGAGCGCGTGGAGACGGGCCTCACCCCGGCGCAGGCGAAGATCGACGAGGCCGTGGCCTCGGCCGCACGCGCGGACATCACCGTGGTGCTGGTCAACCGCGTCTGGACGTCGAAGCCGCAGCGGGAACTGGTGCGCGCTCTCCAGGGCTCGAACAAGCCAGTGGTGGTCGTCTCGGTGCGCGAGCCGTATGACATCGCCCACCTGCCGGATGTGTCCACCTACGTGGCCACCTACGGCTACCAGCCCGTCTCCATGAAGGCACTGGCGCGGGTGTTGTTGGGGGAGGTGAACCCCTCGGGCCGGCTGCCCGTGGCCATTCCCGAGGAGGGAACGGCCTCCGGGGTACTCCACCCGGTCGGGCATGGCCTGTCGTATGGGTTGTGA
- a CDS encoding LysE family translocator, protein MEHTAHLWLFFVLVFGIVALPGLDMAFVLASSLGGGRNAGLSAVAGIVSGGACHVVVAATGAAVLLQVVPAAFNLLLWLGALYVAWIGFSLFRGGAAFTASPLEGERETSATFRRGMVTNLLNPKAYLFMLAVFPQFLRPEYGPTWIQALVLGVIITLTQVAVYGAIVLVGDGARGWLESNPRASAAIGRGLGALMVLVAVLTVFKEWRSA, encoded by the coding sequence ATGGAACACACGGCCCATCTGTGGCTCTTCTTCGTCCTGGTGTTTGGAATTGTCGCGTTGCCGGGTCTCGACATGGCGTTCGTGCTCGCCAGTTCCCTGGGAGGTGGGCGGAACGCGGGGCTGTCCGCGGTGGCGGGGATCGTCTCGGGTGGAGCCTGTCACGTGGTGGTCGCCGCGACGGGGGCCGCCGTGCTGCTGCAAGTCGTCCCGGCCGCGTTCAACCTCCTGCTGTGGCTCGGCGCCCTGTACGTGGCGTGGATCGGCTTCTCCCTGTTCCGCGGCGGAGCGGCCTTCACCGCCTCCCCGCTCGAGGGGGAGCGAGAAACATCGGCCACGTTCCGCCGGGGCATGGTGACGAACCTGCTCAACCCCAAGGCCTATCTCTTCATGCTCGCCGTGTTCCCCCAGTTCCTGCGGCCGGAGTACGGGCCGACCTGGATTCAGGCGCTGGTGCTCGGGGTGATCATCACGCTCACCCAGGTCGCCGTGTACGGCGCGATCGTGCTGGTGGGAGACGGGGCGCGTGGCTGGCTCGAGTCCAACCCCCGCGCCAGCGCCGCGATCGGCCGGGGCCTCGGCGCACTGATGGTGCTCGTCGCGGTGCTGACGGTCTTCAAGGAGTGGCGGAGCGCTTGA